A single genomic interval of Plantibacter sp. Leaf314 harbors:
- a CDS encoding HNH endonuclease signature motif containing protein has product MTETTTATRASDEYAAQLAEFSDEYAEIGRLRAVLDAREARLLARSAAYADALADTVVPAIYPPAERRALSRRSTGAMLAMATRSSEQTVLHATDDAERLVNEAPSVLAALEAGRISGRHARTITDQLREVPNAGRASFLAEVLTVAERSTVARLKKRAKDLRERLHPESITARAVRSEADRRVEFEAASDGMAWVHLFTTAPIAQGIVERLESAAAEARRAGDQRTCGQLQADALAALALSGVTPDDVASNAVLPHPIEVQEHIKPTVQITVPALSMAGVSDAPATLDGYGPIDPETAARIAVNAPSMTRILVQPETGAVLSVGRGQYRVPADLQRAVRLRDGTCRAPGCGRRARACDLDHSVAWQDGGTTDVGNLACLCRHHHRMKHLPGWNLDHQPDGVLDWTTPDGKHHRTAPDPAPF; this is encoded by the coding sequence ATGACCGAGACCACCACCGCGACCCGCGCGAGCGACGAGTACGCCGCGCAGCTCGCCGAGTTCTCGGATGAATATGCGGAGATCGGGCGACTCCGCGCCGTGCTCGACGCGCGTGAAGCGCGCCTGCTCGCGCGCTCCGCCGCCTATGCGGACGCGCTCGCGGACACGGTCGTCCCCGCCATCTACCCGCCTGCAGAACGGCGTGCACTGTCGCGCCGCTCGACGGGCGCGATGCTCGCGATGGCGACGCGTTCCTCGGAGCAGACCGTCCTGCACGCCACAGACGACGCCGAGCGCCTCGTCAACGAGGCACCGTCCGTGCTGGCTGCACTCGAGGCCGGCAGGATCTCCGGCCGGCATGCGCGGACGATCACCGACCAACTGCGCGAGGTCCCCAACGCCGGTCGCGCTTCGTTCCTCGCCGAGGTGCTCACGGTTGCGGAACGGTCCACGGTCGCACGACTGAAGAAGCGCGCGAAGGATCTCCGCGAGCGACTCCACCCAGAATCCATCACCGCGCGCGCCGTGCGTTCCGAGGCTGACCGCCGGGTGGAGTTCGAGGCGGCCTCGGACGGCATGGCGTGGGTGCACCTCTTCACCACCGCTCCGATCGCGCAGGGCATCGTCGAGCGCCTCGAGAGTGCAGCGGCGGAAGCACGTCGCGCTGGCGACCAGCGCACCTGCGGGCAGCTCCAGGCCGATGCCCTTGCAGCCCTCGCCCTCAGCGGCGTCACCCCGGATGACGTCGCCTCGAACGCCGTCCTCCCGCACCCGATCGAGGTCCAGGAACACATCAAGCCGACCGTGCAGATCACCGTCCCCGCGCTCAGCATGGCCGGTGTCTCCGATGCCCCCGCCACGCTCGACGGATACGGCCCCATCGATCCGGAGACCGCAGCCCGCATCGCAGTCAACGCACCCAGCATGACCCGCATCCTCGTCCAGCCCGAAACTGGAGCCGTCCTCTCCGTCGGCCGAGGCCAGTACCGAGTTCCCGCCGATCTGCAGCGCGCGGTCCGCCTTCGAGACGGCACTTGTCGTGCACCTGGCTGCGGGCGCCGCGCCCGGGCCTGCGACCTCGACCATTCGGTCGCCTGGCAAGACGGCGGAACGACAGACGTCGGGAATCTCGCCTGCCTCTGCCGACATCACCACCGCATGAAGCACCTCCCCGGCTGGAACCTCGACCACCAACCGGACGGCGTCCTCGACTGGACGACACCCGACGGCAAGCATCACCGAACAGCCCCGGACCCCGCACCCTTCTGA
- a CDS encoding maleylpyruvate isomerase family mycothiol-dependent enzyme encodes MTVSPRMVWAVVHDERRKLVADLAGLSEEQWATPSLCAGWDVHDVVAHLVDSAKTTRLGFARRLIAARFDFDLDNERGIERERRNRPSETLAALGAAAELSRTPPANLATRLVEAIVHGEDIRRPLGLRASYPTTAVVQALEYQLRTGVSMGGGKERGQGVRLVADDTGLSWGDGPEVRGSALDLLLAVSGRPTGVALPAS; translated from the coding sequence GGAAGCTCGTCGCCGATCTGGCCGGGCTCAGCGAGGAGCAGTGGGCCACACCGTCCCTCTGCGCGGGATGGGACGTGCACGACGTCGTGGCACACCTCGTCGATTCGGCGAAGACGACGCGCCTCGGGTTCGCGCGCCGGCTCATCGCGGCACGGTTCGACTTCGACCTCGACAACGAACGCGGCATCGAGCGGGAGCGGCGGAATCGGCCATCGGAGACGCTTGCGGCCCTGGGCGCTGCCGCCGAGCTGAGCCGCACGCCGCCGGCGAACCTCGCGACCAGACTCGTCGAAGCCATCGTGCATGGTGAGGACATCCGCCGGCCGCTCGGTCTTCGCGCGAGCTACCCGACGACGGCTGTCGTCCAGGCGTTGGAGTATCAGCTTCGGACGGGCGTCTCGATGGGCGGCGGCAAAGAACGCGGGCAGGGTGTCCGACTCGTCGCTGACGACACCGGCTTGAGCTGGGGTGACGGGCCCGAGGTCCGCGGTTCCGCGCTGGACCTCCTGCTCGCGGTCTCGGGCCGACCGACCGGGGTCGCGCTGCCGGCGAGCTGA